A window of Methylobacterium bullatum genomic DNA:
TCGCTCGGCGCGGCGAAGACGGCGTAGGCCGCCTGGACGGTGGCGCCCTCATGCAGGGCGGCGCCATGATCCTTGAGCCGGTGCTTGTAGCGCCTCAGGCGCTTCTCGAGCTTGTCCGCCGTCTGCTCGAAGCTCGAATGCGCGTCGTGCGAAGCGGCGGACGCTTCGAGCGTCAGGCCCGAGACGAGGTGAAGCACGCAATCGGTACGGTAGGCCGTCCCATCCCGTCGAAGCGTCACATGGCCGGAGCAGGTGCCGTTCATGTGGCTGTCGAGATATTTCGACAAGGTGGCGGCCATTCGCTCTTCGACACGCCCGCGAAGGGCTTCGCCGAGGTCCAGGCCGTGGCCTGTGACGCGCAATGACCCCATGTATCCTCCGGTTTTGTTGCGTTCGGGAGGCAAGTAAAGGAGCCCCGGGAGGAGAAGTCAACGGAATGGCGAGCCGGCATTGCATGGGAGGTGACAGGCGGAAGAGCCTGAAGCTTTCGCCGGCGGGCAGACGTCATCCGCAGAACGCGGCAGCCCTCAGCGGGCGTAGGCGAAATGCTCGCGGCGGCGCTCGATGGATGAGGGGATGCGCAGGGATTCCCGATATTTCGCCACGGTACGGCGGGCGATGTCGATGCCTTCGTCACGGAGCTTCTGCACTAGGGCGTCGTCCGAGAGCACGTCGCCGGTCGCCTCGCCGTCCACGAGCTGCTTGATGCGGTGGCGTACGGCCTCCGAGGAATGCGAGGCCGTGCCCGCCGCCCCCGGAATGGCGGCGGTGAAGAAGTACTTCATCTCCAGGGTGCCCCGGCTGGTGCCGATGGATTTGTTGGAAGTGACCCGCGACACGGTGGATTCGTGCATGCCGATGGCCTCGGCGACCGTCTTGAGGTTGAGGGGGCGCAGATGCGCCACGCCATTCACGAAGAAGGCGTCCTGCTGGCGGACGATCTCGGAGGCGACCTTGAGGATGGTGCGCGCCCGCTGTTCCAGGCTGCGGGTGAGCCAGTTGGCGGTCTGCAGGCATTCGGACAGGAACGCCTTGTCGCCCTCGGCCGCCGCCCCGCGCGAGACGCGGGCATAGTAGCTCTGGTTCACCAGAACGCGGGGCAGCGCCTCCGCGTTGAGCTCCACCAGCCAGGAGCCGTCGGAGGCCGCCCGCACGAACACGTCGGGGATCAGCACCTCCACGGCGCGCGAGCCGAAGGCCCGGCCGGGCTTCGGGTCGAGGCGGCGCAGTTCGGCCAGCATGTCGACGAGATCCTCGTCGTCGACGCCGCAGAGCCGGCGCAGGCTCGGGAAGTCGCGCTTGGCCACGAGGTCGAGGCGGGAGACCAGGGCCTGCATCGCCGGATCGAACCGGTCACGCTCGCGTAGCTGTAGGCTCAGACATTCGGCGAGATCGCGGGCGGCGATGCCCGGCGGGTCGAAGGTCTGGATCAGCTTGAGCACCCGCGCCACGGAATCGAGGCCGGCGCCGAGGCGCTCGGCCACCTCGTCGATGGATTCGCGCATGTAGCCGGCATCGTCCACCGCATCGATGAGGAAGCCGGCGATCAGCCTGTCGCCGGCATCGCGGGTGGCGAGGTCGAGTTGCGCGCTGAGATGCTCGCGCAGGGAGACTTCCGAGGTCAGGGTCGCCTCGAAATCCGGCGCCTCGCCGTCGAAGCTGCCGCCGGTATTGCCGTAGGGCGCCGGGGTCAGGCTGAGCATGTCGCCCGAGGCAGCCTCGCGGGCATGGCTCGGATTCTCGTCGGAGAAGACGTTGTCGAGGCGGGTGTCGAGTACGCTTTCCATCTCGGCGCTGCTGGCCGTGAGTTCGGTCGACATCCAGTTGTCGGGCTCGGCCGAGTCGAACTCGCCATCCCCGTCGCCGGCGGGCTCCGGGGCCACCTCGCCCTTCGCGCGGTCACCGTCCGGCTCGCCCTCGACGCGCTCCAGGAGCGGATTGCGCTCCAGTTCGGCATCCACATAGGTGGCGAGATCGATCTGGGAGAGCTGAAGAAGCTTGATCGCCTGGAGAAGCTGTGGCGTCATCACCAGGGCTTGGCCCTGACGCATTTCCAGTCGCTGCAGCAAGCTCATGGTGTGCCCCGACGCCTTCAGGTGAGCCCAGCCGAAGGCGCGCACAGAACCTTACGCCGCTCGGCATGAATGTTGCTTCTTTTTATCTTCGCATAGGTCTATCGCCATCTTGCGCCGCCGTCAAAGCGCCATGCGCGCGATTTCCACCGCGATGCTGCGGCGCACCATCGGGCCCGACGCGCCCGGGGCTTGACGGATGCGACCCATGGTCGCGCAACTGCCTCGTACCAAAGAGAAATTAGATTCTCCCACCGCGGGCATGCGC
This region includes:
- the yvyD gene encoding Putative sigma-54 modulation protein, giving the protein MGSLRVTGHGLDLGEALRGRVEERMAATLSKYLDSHMNGTCSGHVTLRRDGTAYRTDCVLHLVSGLTLEASAASHDAHSSFEQTADKLEKRLRRYKHRLKDHGAALHEGATVQAAYAVFAAPSDAEEDVIDDDLAEDEEAHPPVVAESTRALKRHSVSEAVTALDLTGAPVIVFVHAGTGRINVVYRRSDGAIGWVDPPEAAA
- the rpoN2 gene encoding RNA polymerase sigma-54 factor 2 codes for the protein MSLLQRLEMRQGQALVMTPQLLQAIKLLQLSQIDLATYVDAELERNPLLERVEGEPDGDRAKGEVAPEPAGDGDGEFDSAEPDNWMSTELTASSAEMESVLDTRLDNVFSDENPSHAREAASGDMLSLTPAPYGNTGGSFDGEAPDFEATLTSEVSLREHLSAQLDLATRDAGDRLIAGFLIDAVDDAGYMRESIDEVAERLGAGLDSVARVLKLIQTFDPPGIAARDLAECLSLQLRERDRFDPAMQALVSRLDLVAKRDFPSLRRLCGVDDEDLVDMLAELRRLDPKPGRAFGSRAVEVLIPDVFVRAASDGSWLVELNAEALPRVLVNQSYYARVSRGAAAEGDKAFLSECLQTANWLTRSLEQRARTILKVASEIVRQQDAFFVNGVAHLRPLNLKTVAEAIGMHESTVSRVTSNKSIGTSRGTLEMKYFFTAAIPGAAGTASHSSEAVRHRIKQLVDGEATGDVLSDDALVQKLRDEGIDIARRTVAKYRESLRIPSSIERRREHFAYAR